From Paracoccus aminovorans, one genomic window encodes:
- a CDS encoding TIGR02186 family protein → MILRAALLLLALALPATAQQRLMPPRTPTPPPPEQIVAGLSREDVDITTNFDGSEIIIYGAIKRERPIPRDNPLDVIVTVEGPARAVTVRHKERRLGVWVNTGRVGIGSAPSFYVVATTRPLQRILKPEQDQRFRISIPLAMRAFAGNADVPDVVPYTEAFVRLRENADMYRQDDGAVLLAEQTLFRADVRLPANLIEGFYSTRIFLLRDGAVIDSFRAPIEVRKVGLERWLYRLALDRPLIYGIMSLAIAVAAGWGASAAFRLVKRT, encoded by the coding sequence ATGATCCTGCGCGCCGCCTTGCTGCTGCTGGCGCTGGCACTGCCGGCGACGGCCCAGCAGCGGCTGATGCCGCCGCGCACCCCGACGCCGCCCCCGCCCGAGCAGATCGTCGCCGGCCTGTCGCGCGAGGACGTGGACATCACCACCAATTTCGACGGGTCCGAGATCATCATCTATGGCGCCATCAAGCGCGAGCGGCCGATCCCGCGCGACAACCCGCTGGACGTGATCGTCACGGTCGAGGGACCGGCCCGCGCCGTCACCGTCCGCCACAAGGAGCGGCGGCTGGGGGTCTGGGTCAACACCGGCCGCGTCGGCATCGGCTCGGCGCCCAGCTTCTATGTCGTCGCCACCACCCGGCCCTTGCAGCGCATCCTGAAGCCGGAACAGGACCAGCGATTCCGCATCTCGATCCCGCTGGCGATGCGGGCCTTCGCCGGGAATGCCGACGTGCCCGACGTGGTGCCCTATACCGAGGCTTTCGTCCGCCTGCGCGAGAATGCGGACATGTACCGCCAGGACGACGGCGCCGTGCTGTTGGCCGAGCAGACGCTGTTCCGCGCCGATGTCCGCCTGCCCGCCAACCTGATCGAGGGCTTCTACAGCACCCGCATCTTCCTGCTGCGGGACGGGGCGGTGATCGACAGCTTCCGCGCGCCCATCGAGGTGCGCAAGGTCGGGCTGGAGCGCTGGCTGTATCGGCTGGCGCTGGACCGGCCGCTGATCTACGGCATCATGTCGCTGGCCATCGCGGTCGCCGCCGGCTGGGGCGCCTCGGCCGCCTTCCGGCTGGTCAAGCGGACCTAG